From Thermosinus carboxydivorans Nor1, a single genomic window includes:
- a CDS encoding TldD/PmbA family protein, whose protein sequence is MDYLEIAVKAVQLAQKIGAYAAEAYVLDARALTIEVAEQKVETLKQANDTGIGIRVISREQAVGFAHCTGIDSGDIEGVVRQALANSRKSFADRYHFLPGKPQQIPEMDLLDRQLALASVEEKIEKAKEVERAAQRTDKRVRRTERCVYEDADYGVALANSNGLAVAYRSGYCGVYGMVLAEQDGDVQTGMALSYRRRFAELDPAAVGSEAAREAVMLLGAKTIGTTKAALVLSPYIATNFFSILIPALSADAVQKGRSLFKGKLGQKVASPVLSLVDDGRLEGGIASSPVDGEGVLTRRTELVVRGELKNYLYNTYTAAKDNVASTGNGVRGSFKGLPEVGPTNIFIQPGDTEPNAIIAGVRKGFYVTNVMGMHTANPISGDFSIGAAGVWIENGEFTHAVRGVAIAGNILELLNNVDAVGSDLRFFGSQGAPTLRISGITISGS, encoded by the coding sequence GTGGATTATTTGGAAATAGCTGTTAAGGCAGTACAATTGGCGCAAAAAATTGGCGCCTATGCGGCCGAAGCCTATGTGCTTGACGCTAGGGCCCTTACGATAGAAGTAGCCGAGCAGAAGGTGGAAACATTAAAGCAGGCCAACGACACCGGCATTGGCATTCGCGTAATTTCGCGAGAACAAGCGGTGGGGTTTGCTCATTGTACCGGCATCGACAGCGGCGATATTGAAGGCGTAGTCCGCCAAGCGCTGGCTAACAGCCGCAAAAGCTTTGCCGATAGATATCATTTTCTTCCCGGTAAGCCACAACAGATACCGGAAATGGATCTTCTTGACCGCCAGTTGGCCCTGGCGTCGGTAGAGGAAAAGATTGAAAAAGCGAAAGAAGTAGAGCGGGCGGCGCAGCGGACCGACAAGCGCGTCCGGCGGACGGAACGTTGCGTCTATGAAGATGCCGATTATGGCGTGGCGCTAGCTAATTCGAACGGTCTGGCGGTGGCTTACCGGAGCGGTTATTGCGGCGTCTATGGCATGGTGCTCGCGGAGCAAGACGGCGATGTCCAGACCGGCATGGCTCTGAGTTATCGGCGGCGGTTTGCCGAACTTGATCCTGCCGCGGTTGGCAGTGAAGCAGCACGGGAAGCCGTCATGCTGCTTGGCGCGAAGACGATTGGTACGACAAAAGCGGCCTTGGTTCTCAGTCCCTATATTGCCACTAACTTTTTCAGCATTTTGATACCGGCGCTGAGTGCCGATGCCGTACAGAAGGGCCGCTCCCTATTTAAAGGCAAGCTGGGACAAAAAGTGGCTTCGCCGGTTCTTTCGCTCGTAGACGATGGCCGCCTGGAAGGAGGTATTGCCTCCAGTCCCGTCGATGGCGAAGGAGTGCTTACCCGCCGTACCGAATTGGTGGTGCGGGGTGAATTAAAAAATTACTTATATAATACCTATACGGCAGCTAAAGATAATGTGGCCAGTACCGGCAACGGCGTGCGTGGTTCGTTCAAAGGTTTGCCGGAAGTAGGGCCTACTAATATTTTTATTCAACCCGGTGATACCGAGCCGAATGCCATAATTGCTGGGGTTAGAAAGGGTTTTTATGTCACTAATGTCATGGGCATGCATACAGCCAACCCCATTTCCGGCGATTTCTCGATCGGCGCCGCCGGCGTGTGGATTGAGAACGGGGAGTTTACCCATGCCGTCCGCGGGGTAGCCATCGCTGGCAATATTCTGGAATTGCTGAATAATGTCGATGCCGTGGGGAGTGATCTGCGGTTTTTCGGTTCCCAGGGTGCGCCTACTCTTAGGATTAGTGGTATTACGATTAGCGGCAGTTAA
- the tpx gene encoding thiol peroxidase, which yields MEKRKNVITFKGNPLTLLGPEIKAGMNAPDFTVLSTALEPVKLSDYQGKVRIISVVPSVDTPVCDMQTRRFNEEASELSGAVVLSVSVDLPFALAKYCAAQGIDNVKTLSDHKDLDFGLKYGFVIEELRLLARGIIVVDQKGVVRHVEYVKEVTAHPDYDKALAVAKEYL from the coding sequence ATGGAAAAACGGAAAAATGTTATTACTTTTAAAGGTAATCCGCTAACTTTGCTTGGACCGGAAATTAAAGCGGGTATGAACGCGCCGGATTTCACCGTATTGTCGACAGCGCTTGAACCGGTAAAACTAAGCGACTATCAAGGCAAAGTGCGTATTATCAGTGTAGTGCCTTCAGTAGATACTCCGGTATGCGATATGCAGACGCGCCGCTTTAATGAAGAGGCGTCTGAACTTAGTGGGGCAGTTGTCCTTTCTGTCAGCGTCGATTTACCGTTTGCTTTGGCTAAATATTGCGCGGCCCAGGGCATTGACAATGTAAAAACGCTATCCGACCATAAAGACCTGGACTTTGGTTTAAAGTACGGTTTTGTTATTGAAGAATTACGACTTCTTGCGCGCGGTATCATCGTCGTCGACCAAAAAGGCGTCGTGCGGCATGTTGAATATGTAAAGGAAGTTACCGCGCATCCCGACTATGATAAGGCGCTGGCGGTAGCAAAAGAATATTTGTAA
- the aroQ gene encoding type II 3-dehydroquinate dehydratase, which translates to MGEKARRVLVLHGPNLNWLGRREPHIYGVTTLGEINALISDKAKALGLEVDCFQSNHEGALIDAVQQADGRYECLIINPAAFTHYSIALRDALAAVSLPVIEVHLSNIYGREEFRRHSVIAPVVVGQISGFGVASYLLALEAAAILLRKGDGKK; encoded by the coding sequence ATGGGGGAAAAGGCCCGGCGAGTTTTGGTGCTGCACGGTCCAAATCTTAATTGGCTGGGAAGACGAGAACCGCATATTTATGGCGTTACAACCCTAGGGGAAATTAACGCGCTAATTAGTGATAAAGCCAAGGCGCTCGGCCTGGAAGTGGATTGTTTCCAGTCCAATCACGAGGGTGCGCTGATTGACGCGGTGCAGCAAGCTGATGGCCGGTACGAGTGTCTTATCATCAACCCAGCCGCTTTTACTCATTACAGCATTGCTTTACGTGATGCCCTGGCGGCTGTATCGTTGCCGGTTATCGAGGTTCATTTGTCCAACATTTATGGCCGGGAAGAATTTCGGCGGCACTCGGTGATTGCGCCGGTAGTTGTTGGCCAGATTAGCGGTTTTGGGGTAGCGAGCTATTTATTAGCTCTGGAAGCGGCTGCTATCTTGCTCCGTAAAGGAGACGGCAAAAAATGA
- a CDS encoding GntP family permease — MVQGPMLLVILFVAIVFMIVLISRYKVHAFLALLLSAFFVGFAAGMNPVEVTQHVAKGFGGTVERIGIVIIAGTIIGVMLERSGAALTMAETILKLVGEKRPALAMSVIGYITSIPVFCDSGFVILSALNKSLAKRAGVSMAVMAVALSTGLYATHTLVPPTPGPIAAANNLKADLGMVIFIGLIVAIPAALAGYLWATWYSKRFNIEPDTSVSYEELLAKFKKLPSPLASFAPLVVPIVLIALKSVANFPGAPFGKGTLKVTFDFIGDPMIALLIGVGLCLFLVPKLDEEVLSGWVGQGIKDSAAIIMITAAGGSLGALIAATKIGNYLGQSLAQFNLGVFLPFIIAAAIKTAQGSSTVSLITTSTIVYPLLATLGLGSPMGAVLATMAIGCGSMVVSHANDSYFWVVSQFSNIPVDTAYKAQTLATLVMGITGMLTVWVMTWFLV; from the coding sequence GTGGTTCAAGGTCCGATGTTACTGGTCATTTTATTTGTAGCCATTGTTTTTATGATTGTCTTGATTTCTCGATACAAAGTGCATGCTTTCTTAGCTTTATTATTGTCTGCGTTTTTTGTGGGTTTTGCTGCGGGGATGAATCCCGTCGAAGTGACCCAGCATGTGGCTAAGGGCTTCGGTGGGACGGTCGAACGCATCGGTATCGTGATTATTGCCGGCACTATTATTGGCGTTATGTTGGAACGGAGCGGCGCCGCACTTACCATGGCCGAAACGATACTCAAACTGGTAGGCGAAAAACGTCCCGCTTTGGCCATGAGTGTTATCGGCTATATAACTTCTATTCCTGTTTTTTGTGACTCAGGCTTTGTCATTCTTTCGGCGCTTAATAAGTCGCTGGCTAAACGGGCCGGAGTCTCCATGGCCGTCATGGCGGTGGCTCTCTCTACCGGCCTTTACGCAACGCATACGCTTGTGCCGCCCACACCTGGGCCTATTGCGGCCGCGAACAACTTAAAAGCCGATTTAGGGATGGTTATTTTTATCGGTTTAATCGTAGCCATTCCTGCCGCTTTGGCAGGCTATTTATGGGCGACATGGTATTCCAAGCGGTTTAATATTGAGCCTGATACAAGTGTCAGTTATGAAGAACTGCTGGCAAAATTCAAGAAACTTCCCAGTCCGCTCGCGTCCTTTGCGCCGCTTGTCGTACCAATCGTGCTTATTGCCTTAAAATCGGTGGCTAATTTCCCGGGTGCGCCTTTCGGCAAAGGGACGCTAAAGGTGACGTTTGACTTTATCGGTGATCCAATGATCGCCCTCCTGATCGGGGTTGGTCTTTGCCTGTTCCTTGTCCCGAAACTAGACGAAGAAGTTTTATCCGGCTGGGTGGGTCAAGGCATCAAAGACTCGGCAGCGATTATCATGATTACCGCTGCCGGCGGCTCTCTCGGCGCCCTTATCGCCGCGACCAAAATCGGCAACTATCTTGGCCAAAGCCTGGCCCAGTTTAATCTTGGCGTTTTTCTGCCATTTATTATTGCGGCGGCGATTAAAACCGCCCAAGGTTCATCTACGGTATCACTAATCACTACATCGACTATCGTCTATCCGCTGCTCGCTACCCTTGGGCTTGGTTCCCCCATGGGAGCGGTTTTGGCTACCATGGCGATCGGTTGCGGTTCGATGGTCGTGTCACATGCTAATGACTCGTATTTCTGGGTAGTATCCCAGTTTTCCAATATCCCCGTTGATACCGCATACAAGGCACAAACCTTGGCAACATTAGTAATGGGTATTACCGGCATGCTGACCGTTTGGGTCATGACGTGGTTTTTGGTATGA
- a CDS encoding peptidoglycan D,D-transpeptidase FtsI family protein produces the protein MAFHVFRIYRLLMAVFLLFGALVVRLFYLQIIDGPLLTAQSVGMRVQEVPVEVARGEILDRNGQPLTNTAQHFSVVVFPEQIVSVSQTAAQLAVVTGLPRENILEQLAQAGYPFKMKTDLDAVTAQKINGLHLPGVLCVAEKKRYGSSALAAHIVGYINQADNKGVSGIEGMYDEILRGNQPEYVAAVVDAGQRLIPGLGYKRIRLNNGAAPSNVVLTIDSRIQKIVEGVMDRHVPKGAVVILRPSTGEILACASRPNFDANNLGDYLQHVTAPLLNRALAAYQPGSVFKLVVAAAALESGAVRPQDIFYDQGYIDVGSLRFKGWDYERGPRGRLTFTDAIAYSSNPVLIEVALRLGPAKVIEYAHKLGFGQHTGLNFESEADGNLPAADALYPGDLANLAIGQGLLEATPLQVASLVATIVNDGVKVEPYIVSKFTSPEGVVIKQFPVSRGVRVLSRATAAELRAMMLAVTRYGTGQAAYVDGIGSAGKTGSAETGRTDGKGKGINHAWFAGYAPLENPQYVVVVFVEEGMSGGDVAAPVFREIVAEIYANTNGNSVNAR, from the coding sequence GCGAAATTCTTGATCGCAATGGTCAGCCACTTACCAACACGGCCCAGCACTTCAGCGTGGTCGTCTTTCCTGAACAAATCGTGAGCGTTAGCCAGACCGCCGCCCAGCTGGCGGTCGTTACCGGCCTGCCGCGCGAGAATATTCTTGAGCAGCTGGCGCAAGCCGGGTATCCATTTAAAATGAAGACCGATCTTGATGCCGTTACCGCTCAAAAAATTAACGGGCTCCATTTACCCGGAGTGTTGTGTGTGGCGGAAAAAAAACGGTATGGTTCCAGTGCGCTGGCCGCTCATATTGTAGGGTATATTAATCAAGCGGACAATAAAGGTGTCAGCGGTATCGAGGGCATGTATGACGAAATCCTGCGCGGCAACCAGCCCGAGTATGTAGCGGCGGTAGTTGACGCCGGCCAGCGGCTCATTCCAGGTCTTGGCTACAAACGTATTCGGCTCAATAACGGCGCGGCGCCCAGTAATGTAGTCCTTACTATTGACAGCCGTATTCAAAAGATTGTGGAAGGAGTAATGGATCGGCATGTGCCTAAAGGCGCGGTGGTGATTCTTAGACCATCGACCGGTGAGATTTTGGCCTGTGCTTCCCGGCCAAACTTTGACGCCAATAACCTGGGCGATTATTTACAGCACGTTACTGCGCCGCTCTTAAACCGCGCTTTGGCCGCCTATCAGCCTGGCTCGGTCTTTAAGCTGGTGGTAGCGGCAGCTGCCCTGGAAAGTGGCGCTGTACGGCCGCAAGATATCTTTTATGACCAGGGTTATATTGACGTTGGGAGCTTACGTTTTAAAGGATGGGATTATGAGCGGGGTCCACGGGGCCGATTAACCTTTACCGACGCAATAGCCTACTCCAGCAATCCGGTATTAATTGAAGTGGCTCTTCGGTTAGGCCCGGCTAAAGTTATTGAATACGCGCATAAGCTGGGGTTTGGTCAGCATACCGGGCTTAATTTTGAAAGCGAGGCCGATGGCAATCTGCCTGCGGCCGATGCACTCTATCCGGGAGATTTGGCCAATCTGGCCATCGGCCAGGGACTTTTAGAAGCCACGCCGCTACAGGTTGCATCCCTGGTGGCTACGATTGTTAATGACGGGGTAAAAGTAGAGCCTTATATAGTCAGTAAATTTACCTCACCGGAAGGCGTCGTAATTAAACAATTTCCCGTTTCGCGGGGCGTTCGTGTTTTGTCCCGCGCTACAGCCGCCGAACTGCGGGCGATGATGCTGGCGGTGACGCGCTATGGGACGGGGCAGGCTGCTTATGTAGACGGCATCGGTTCGGCAGGCAAGACCGGCTCCGCGGAAACAGGCCGGACCGATGGCAAAGGCAAAGGGATTAACCATGCCTGGTTTGCCGGCTACGCACCGCTGGAAAATCCGCAATATGTAGTCGTTGTTTTTGTCGAAGAGGGAATGTCCGGCGGCGATGTGGCGGCGCCTGTTTTCCGGGAGATTGTGGCGGAAATATATGCTAATACGAATGGAAATTCGGTTAATGCGCGTTAA